The Thermodesulfobacteriota bacterium DNA segment CCTCCCGTTCCCTCGCTGGAATGCCACGGACCTCCAGAATCTCACTGGATTCTGCGCCGCCGGAGGGGAGGCCCCCGGCCCGCCCGCTTCGGCGATCTGGGGGAGGACCCCGCCGGGCTGGCCTGGAAGAACCCCCTTGCCGAGGCGCCGCCCTGTGCTACGGTGGACCCCCTCTGGTGCTCCCTGGGGGGTACGGCCCATGTCGTCCCGCAACGGCTTCGCCCTGGTCGCCGCCATGATGGTGCTCGCGCTCCTGAGCGTGCTGGGCATCGCCGCGGTCCAGTCCACGACCCTGGAGGTGCAGATTTCCGCCCGGGACCGGGATGCCCGGGCCGCCCTCTACCTGGCGGAGGCAGGTCTCGAGGAGGCCCGGTATTACCTGGCCCGGGGTTGGGGGAAGATCGAGGCCGCCGCCGCCGGCCAGGTGCGGGTCGCCACCCCCATTGCCGGCCCCCTGGACTCCTGGGACGGCAACCGGTACGCAGGGTTCACCCTGGTGGACCGCACCGGCCACGGCTTCCCCATCCAGAGCCACACCGCCGCTCCCCACCCCGTGATCGCCGTCGCGGGCGGCGACCCCGCGCCGGGGCGCTTCTTCGTCTTGCGCGAGATCCCCGACCCCGCCGCCGACCCGGCCGTCACCTGGGACGCCGCCGCCTCCGCGCTCCGGGTGGACGACCCGGTGTGGGCCGCGGGTACCGCGGCGGACCGCTGGAACCCCTGGGTGCTGTGGAACGCCTCCCGCCAGGGGTTCCACGTCCGCGCGTCGGGTGCCTCGGTCATTCCTCCCTCCGTCTGGCTGGAGCTCTCCGGGGATCCGGGGCCGGGCCCCTACCGCCTCGCCCGGAATCCCTGGGCGGCCGCCCTGGCCGCGGGGCACGGGGCTCCGGGGGACGCCCACGGCGCTACCCCCGCCTGGGACCGGAACTTCGCGGACGTGGCAGGCAACCCCTTGGGCACGGCGCGGGTCCAAGCCAGCGCCCACCCTTCCGAGGCCGGCCGGTACCTCCTCTCGTCCACCGGCACCGTGGACCGGAGCCGGCGGCAGGTGAGCCTCACCCTCCTGCGGGCCGGGCTGCCCGAGCAGCGCCTCGGGGATTGGAGGGTGGAAGATGGGCTCTAGACGGGCCTTCACCCTGGTGGAGCTCCTGATCGCCCTCGCGCTGGTGGGCATCCTGGCCGGGGTGGGCACGCCCTACGTGCTGGTCAACCTCCCCACCTATCGGGTCAACGCCGCCGTGCGCCAGGTGGTGGGGGACCTGCGTCTGGCCCGGACGCTCGCGGTGGAGCGGGGCGTGCACGCCTTCCTGGTCTTCGACCAGGCTGGGGTGGCGTACACCCTCGTCCTCGACACCGACGCAACCCCGGGGGTGAGCCCCGGGGACGACGTGGTAAAGACCGTCGCCCTGGGGGAACGCTACCGGGGGGTCGCCTTCGGGAGCGCCTTGACGGGAGATCCCGTGAGCTTCGGCGGTGACCAGGCCCTCTTCAAGCCCCGGGGCACGTCCAACGGCGGGACCGTGTTCCTGCGCCCCGGGCAAGACGCCGGCGTCCGGGAGGACCGGGAGCGCAAGGTCACCGTCGTGTCCACCACGGGGCGGGCCCGGGCGTTCCGCAGGAGCGGGGCGGGATGGGAAGGATGATGGCTTTGGCGGTGCCGCGCGGCGCGAGGCGACCATCGGGACTGCGGCTCGGCGCCCTCCGCCGGGGCACGAGGGCCTTCACCCTCGTGGAGGCCCTCGTGGCCATGGCGGTCTTTTCCGTCGGCCTCGCCACCCTCATGCCCCTCGTCATCGCCAACCTGCGCGCCAACGACGGCGCCGCGGTCCGCAGCCGGGCTGTTTCCCTGGCCCAGGGGCAGGCCGAGGAGCTCCGCGCCCTGGAGTACGAGCTGCTCCGAACCCTCGCCGCCGCTCCCCCGGCACCCCGGGTCGTGGGGGGGATCTACACCGTGGAGCTCGCGTTCCCTGTGGCGCCCCCCCTGGCCGGGGACGAGGACGACCTCACGCGGATTCTGGTGTCGGTCGGCTGGGACCTGGGGGCGCGGGGCACGGGAGAGGTTTCCTTCCTTACAGCCAAGGCGAGGTACTGATGCGACGGCCCGGCGGGTTCACCCTGGTGGAGCTTCTGGTCACCCTCGCCGTCGTGGGAGTGCTCCTCTCGTTCGTCTACCAAATCTTCATCTCCCAGCAGCGCTCCTTCTCGATCCAGGAAGAGGTTGCCGACGCCCAGCAAAACGCCCGGGTGGCCCTGGAGGAGCTCACCCACGCCCTCACCTCCCTGGGAGCCGGGGTCGCGGGAGAGGAAGGCCAGGTGCGCCTGCTCGTGGCCCACCCCTACCAACTCACGTTCAACGCCGACCGGAGCACCGACCACGCCGCCCTGGCACCGGGGTCCGCCGTGCCGGGAGCCGAGCCCGCCGACGGGTACCAGGTCATCCCGGGCGCCTACGCCGCGTCCCCGGCCGAGACCTACCGCTACTTCCTCAAGCCCGACGGCCCCCACCACACCCTCACCCGGGAAGTGAACGGCAGCGCCGGCGCCCAGGTGGCTCTCCACCTGGCGAATCTGCGCCTGGGGGAGCCCCTCTTTATGTACTACGGCGACTTCGACGGGGACGGGACCTTCGAGACCCTGGACCGGGTGGACACGGCAACGAGCCCCAGGGTCGCGGCCGGAGAGCCCCTGGACACAGTGGTCCGGCGCATCGAGCTCCACGTCATCACCCAGACCGACCACCCGGACCCGCGCTTCCCCGACCACGGCGGATACCGTTTGACCCGGCTCACGAGCTCGGTCTCTCCCCGAAACCTCTGGGACTGCCCGGTGGTAAGCCTCCTACCCGCCACGGTCCCCGACCAGGACCCTGCCGCCCCCGGCCACCAGCTCCATCGGAGCGCGGCGCTGCTGGGGAGCACCCTGGACATCGGGTTCCGGGTGACCCGCGGGGGAGCCGCCGAGGCCGGGCGCCGGGTGGAGTTTTCCCTGGCCGGCCCCTCCGCCGCCACGGTCACCGGGGCCGGCACCACGGACGCGGATGGACGCGTCGACGCCGCCATCACCTGGCCCGCGGCCTGCGGCGCGTTTCCCACGGGCGTCCACACGCTGACCGCCCGCACCGCCGAGCCGCCCACCCTGTCCACCCCCTTCGGCCTGTGCGCCCCACATACC contains these protein-coding regions:
- a CDS encoding prepilin-type N-terminal cleavage/methylation domain-containing protein, which gives rise to MGRMMALAVPRGARRPSGLRLGALRRGTRAFTLVEALVAMAVFSVGLATLMPLVIANLRANDGAAVRSRAVSLAQGQAEELRALEYELLRTLAAAPPAPRVVGGIYTVELAFPVAPPLAGDEDDLTRILVSVGWDLGARGTGEVSFLTAKARY
- a CDS encoding GspH/FimT family pseudopilin, with translation MGSRRAFTLVELLIALALVGILAGVGTPYVLVNLPTYRVNAAVRQVVGDLRLARTLAVERGVHAFLVFDQAGVAYTLVLDTDATPGVSPGDDVVKTVALGERYRGVAFGSALTGDPVSFGGDQALFKPRGTSNGGTVFLRPGQDAGVREDRERKVTVVSTTGRARAFRRSGAGWEG
- a CDS encoding pilus assembly PilX N-terminal domain-containing protein; protein product: MSSRNGFALVAAMMVLALLSVLGIAAVQSTTLEVQISARDRDARAALYLAEAGLEEARYYLARGWGKIEAAAAGQVRVATPIAGPLDSWDGNRYAGFTLVDRTGHGFPIQSHTAAPHPVIAVAGGDPAPGRFFVLREIPDPAADPAVTWDAAASALRVDDPVWAAGTAADRWNPWVLWNASRQGFHVRASGASVIPPSVWLELSGDPGPGPYRLARNPWAAALAAGHGAPGDAHGATPAWDRNFADVAGNPLGTARVQASAHPSEAGRYLLSSTGTVDRSRRQVSLTLLRAGLPEQRLGDWRVEDGL